The DNA segment AAAACTCACTTCCACCTGATCGTCCAAGGTGGTAGGAATTTCGAGATTGCAAATATAACAATGAAAACTTTTTTCTTCGATCCCATCCAAAGAAGTATGCGAAGAAGCAATTCCACCACAAGCGGGGCAGATCATATTGTAAGCAAAGTCCAAAAGACCGATTTTTCCAGAGTGTAAAAACAAATCGATCGTCTCCCCCGTTTCAAACCCGTTTTCCTTTGCAAAACGAATCGGATTGATCCGGTGCAGTTTCCACTCGTCCTGTCTTTTCAAATTCTCCATAAATTTGGAAATGGAACCCTTTGATAAAACCGAAAACCCTTCCAATGCTTTTTTCTTTTGCGCGAGTAACGTTTCATTCCACATAATAATTCCTCCGAGGTAGACCGTACAGCCGAGATTCTATTTTTATTTTTCTTGAATTTTTGACAAGCATTTTGTAACATTTTTTGTTACATTTAAAATTTTCCAATCCTCCGTCTGAATCCGATCAGAAGCTTTCCTTTTGGAAGAATCCAATTCTTCTCAAACATAGGATCGAATTCGCCAAACGGAAGAGATACGGCGGAGATTGTTTTAAAAAAATTCGGTCCACTCGTTGATTTTGTTTCGGAAACAAAGAATCGGACTTTTTCGAAAATCGAAATTTCAGTATGAAATCTTAAAAATTGCATATATGTTTTTTTGATTTGATTTTTGCCGTCCAACCTCATACTTAACAAATTCTCTTTTCGCATGGATAAATCAAAATCTAATAAGAATTCAAGAGTGGTGATCACTGGAATCGGAGTCATGCTCCCTAATACCTTTTCCGTGGAAGAATTTTGGAAAAATCTTTCCGAAGGAAATTCGCAGATCGATACGATCACGAGATTTTCGACGGAAAACATGCCGGTCAAAGTCGCCGCGGAGATGAACGATTTTAACTGGAAACGTTTCTTGCCGGATCTTAGCGAGAAACACGCAAAAAACTATAATCGAGAAACCTTCGCTTTGATGGCCGCGATGGAAGAGGCCAGAAGAGACGCCAAACTGGAAAAAGATTCGGTCGATCCTTCCAAAGTGGGTTTTATTGATTCTTCCTCCCGCGCTTCTTTGGCCTGGTGGGAACACGCTTGGAAACTCTATCACGAACAACAAAATTCGAACGTTTTTGACCGTTATTCGGTTCTCACTTCCATGGCTTCCAACCCCACAAATCTTACAGCGATCTACGCGAATATCCAAGGATTTGTGACCACGATCACCGCCGCTTGCGTGGGCGGTCATCACGCGATCAGTCTTTGTTACCAAGCGATTCGAAAAGGAAGAGCCGAGGTCATGTATGCGGGAGGTCACGAATTCCCTCTCATCAAACCTTTGATGATGATGTATTCGGATCCAGCAAGTTCCGTGATGTCCTCCGAAAAAAACAATCCAAAAGCCGCCGTCAAACCCTATGATAAAAATCGGGACGGTTTTATTCTCGGAGAAGGAGCCGCCGTTCTTTGTATGGAAAGAATGGACCACGCGATGGCGAGAGGCGCCAAAATTTACGCGGA comes from the Leptospira sp. WS92.C1 genome and includes:
- a CDS encoding beta-ketoacyl synthase, with product MDKSKSNKNSRVVITGIGVMLPNTFSVEEFWKNLSEGNSQIDTITRFSTENMPVKVAAEMNDFNWKRFLPDLSEKHAKNYNRETFALMAAMEEARRDAKLEKDSVDPSKVGFIDSSSRASLAWWEHAWKLYHEQQNSNVFDRYSVLTSMASNPTNLTAIYANIQGFVTTITAACVGGHHAISLCYQAIRKGRAEVMYAGGHEFPLIKPLMMMYSDPASSVMSSEKNNPKAAVKPYDKNRDGFILGEGAAVLCMERMDHAMARGAKIYAEVLGTFSYNEADHAMRMDLTGKKAASGLNRLLKISGLRLGDIDYFCGHGTATINNDMAESRALKVLYNGLAKNKWAPLGSIKPIFGHTFGAAGIINVAATALMLEKQTACPTINLKEVDPECDHDHITEGARKVRLRNAISMAFAIGSQSSFVSLTAPDL